Genomic window (Streptomyces sp. LX-29):
CGCCTCGACCCGCGCCTGGCGCCGGTCAAGGTCGCGGTGCTGCCGCTGTCCCGCAACCCGCAGCTGTCCCCGAAGGCCAAGGGCCTCGCCTCGGACCTGCGCAAGCACTGGAACATCGAGTTCGACGACGCCGGCGCCATCGGCCGCCGCTACCGTCGCCAGGACGAGATCGGCACGCCGTTCTGCGTCACCGTCGACTTCGACACCCTCGAGGACAACGCGGTCACCGTGCGCGAGCGCGACACGATGAAGCAGGAGCGCGTCTCCCTGGACCAGATCCAGAGCTACCTGGGCGGCCGCCTGATCGGCTGCTGACGGCTCGGCCTGCCGGCCTGGCCTGAGCGCGGCGAGGCCCCGGTTTCCGTACGGAGCGTACGGAGGCCGGGGCCTCGTGCGTGTGGCGCGGTGCGGTGGCCTACGCCTCCCAGCCGGCGGTGTCGAGCTCGAAGTCGAAGGGGGCGGGGATGTGGACCTTGTCGCCGAACTTGCACGGTGTCCGTGTGGTGTAACCCCATTCGGAGGGCCCGGAGAACACCGTGAGCACCCGTTCCTGCATGTCCAGCAGCAGGTAGACGGGCACATGCCGGCCGTAGACAGCCAGCTTGTCCTGGTAGTCGATGTCGCGTGTTGAGGCGGAGGTCAGCTCGGCGACCAGGGAGAGAGCCTCACCAGGAATCCGGATGCCCTCGGATACGCTCGCGAACGCTGCTGCCTCCGTGACATGCACATCCGGCCCGTAGGCACGCTCGGCGTCAGCGAACACGAACAGGAACGGCGAGGTGTCCACGTTGGAGCCGACGGGTAGGCGGGGCCGCAACTGGTCGCGCAGCGAGAGCATGGGCGCTTGGTATGAGGGCTTCGACCAAGGCGACAAGACGATCTTTCCCCCGATGATCTCGGCGCTGAAGCCTGCCGGTACATGCTCGTTCATGGCCTCCAGGGCTTCACACAGCTGCGCGAAGCTGGCGGCTCCTGGCGTCGTTATCGTCGGTGGTGGGAAGTCCAACATGGTCGTCATGATGCGCCTCCTAGCGTCAGTAGGCCAGCCAACACTCACCGTAGTCAGTCCCGCTGGCAATCGCTGGTGCCATCATCCGATCCGGGGAGCTCAGGTCCGCAGTCCGCACAAAAGCAAGTCGCACACCGCCGCGAACGCCCCGTCGATCTCCGGCAGCGACCACTCCGCCGCGTACGCCGGGTCGTGGAAGCGGTTGGTCGCGTCCCACAGGGCGCGGGCGGTGGTTGCCGGGTCGAGCTCGGTGAACTCGCCGGTGGCCACGCCGGAGGCCACGATGGTCGCGAGCTGCCCGACCATCGTGTCGATGTGGTGCTCCACCGTGGCGCTGTTCTCGCCGACCAGCGCCATGTAGGTGGCGAAGAGCTCCGGGTCGTCGCCGGCCTTGCGCCGCTTGGCGGCGAACAGGGCGGCGAGCCAGGCGCGCAGTCGGTCCGCCGCCGGCTCGGACCCCGCGGCGATCGCGGACAGCTCCGCGTGCGACTGGTCCAGCCACCGCTCGGTGACCGCCTCGCGCAGCGCCGCCTTGGTGCGGAAGTGACGGTAGACGCTGCCGTGGCTGACCCCCAGCGCCCGGGCGACGTCCACCACGGTGGCCTTCGCCGGGCCGAAGCGTCGCAGCACCTCCTCGGTGGCTTCGAGGATGCGGTCGGGGGTCAGCTGCTCGGGCGGCATCGGGTCCCTTACTTCTCGCTGTCGAGGTGCGCCATCTGGGCCTCCGGGTAGCGCGCGCCCGCGGCGGCGCCCGCCGGAACGGCCGCTTCGATCGCGGCCAGGTCGTCGCCGTCGAGCGTAACGTCCAGCGCGCCCACCGCCTCGGCCAGGCGGTCCCGACGCCGCGCGCCGACCAGCGGCACGATGTCCTCGCCACGGGACAGCACCCAGGCGATGGCGATCTGAGCGACGGTCACGCCCTTCCGCTCGGCGATCTCGCGCAGCGCGTCCACCAGGTCCAGGTTGCGGTCGAGGTTCTCCCCCTGGAACCGCGGGCTGATGCCGCGGAAGTCGTTCGCGGCGAGCTTGCGGTCGCGGGCGAAGTGGCCGCTGATCAGGCCGCGGGAGAGCACGCCGTACGCGGTGACGCCGATGCCCAGCTCGCGCGCGGTGGGCAGGATCTCCCGCTCGATCTCCCGCGAGATCAGCGAGTACTCGATCTGGAGGTCGGCGATCGGGGCCACGGCGGCGGCCCGGCGCAGGCTCTCCGCGCCCACCTCCGACAGCCCGATGTGCTTCACATAGCCGGCCTCCACCAGCTCGGCGATGGCGCCGACGGTCTCCTCGACCGGGACGGAGTGGTCGAGCCGGGCGATCCGGTAGATGTCGATGTGGTCCGTGCCCAGGCGCTGCAGCGAGTACGCGGCGAAGTTCTTCACCGCCGCCGGGCGGCCGTCGTAGCCCAGCCAGCTGCCGTCGGGGCCGCGCAGGGCACCGAACTTGACGCTGGTCAGGGCCTGCTCGCGCAGCGCCGCGGGGGCGGTGCGCAGCGCCTCGTTGAGCAGCAGCTCGTTGTGGCCCATGCCGTAGAAGTCGCCGGTGTCCAGCAGTGTGATGCCGGCGTCGAGGGCGGCGTGGACGGTGGCGATGGACTCCGAGCGGTCGGCTTCGCCGTAGAGGGCGGACATGCCCATCGCGCCGAGACCGAGGGAGGAGACCTGGGGGCCGGTGGTGCCGAGGGTGCGGGTCTGCACGGGGTGCTCCTTGGGGGTGGGAGAGCGGCTGACGCCATCGAGAATGACATGTGCGATGACAGATTTCAATATTTGTCATCGAGATTCTGTTCAGTGTCGCTCGAACCCGCGCCGCCCCGTCAGCCCACCGCCCCGTCAGCCCACCGCGCGCGGCAGCCGCAGGCTCAGCAGCGCCGTCAGCACGATGGCCGCCACCTGCACCGCGAGCGTCGTCACCAGCGCGTCCCGCATCCCCGCCGCGGACTCCACGGAGAGGAAGAGCGTGCCGAGGGTGGCCACGCCCAGGGCCATCGCGGACTGCTGCGTGGTGACCATCACCCCGCTGCCCACCCCGGCCCGCTCGGCCGGCACCTCCGCCAGCACGATCCGGAACAGCAGCGGCAACTGGAGCCCCTGGCCGAAGCCGGCCAGCGCGATGCCCGGCAGCAGCGCCCACACGTCCAGGTCCGGCCAGCCGCGCAGCACCGTCACGGCGAGCAGCGTCAGGCCCAGGCCCTGCACCACCGCGCCGACCGTGATCACCCGGCTGCCGAACCGGGCCGCCAGCCGCGGGCCCGCGAGCGAGACGCAGAAGAAGGCCACCGCCATCGGCACCAGCGCCACCCCGGCGGCCACCGGCCCGAACCGCAGGCCCTCCTGGAGCGCCACCGCCACCACGAACATGAAGCCGCCGAAGCCGGTGGAGAACGGCACCACCAGCGCCAGGCCGCGCCGCAGCCCCGGCAGCGCGAACAGGCTCGGCGGCACCAGGGGGACCCGGTCGGGCCGGCCCGCGGCGTCGAGGCGCCGCTCCACCACGAAGAACGCGGCCGCGGCCGGCGGGAACAGCGCCAGCAGCACCCAGGTCCACAGCGGCCATCCCGCGGCCCGCCCCTCCGTCAACGGCAGCAGCAGCGTGACCAGCGAGAGCGCCAGCAGCACCGTGCCGGCCACGTCGACCGGCGCCGGGCGGTCGGAGCGGGTCTCCGGGACGGTACGGGCGGCGAGCACCAGCCCCAACAGCGCGACCGGCACGTTGACCAGGAACACCGCGCGCCAGCCGGTGCCCGCCAGGTCCGCCGCGACCAGCACCCCGCCCAGGATCTGGCCGGCGACCATCGACAGACCGCCGGTGGCGCCGTACAGGCTCAGCGCCCGGGCCCGGCGCGGGCCGGAGGTGGTGGCCTGGATGGTGGCCAGCACCTGGGGGAGCAGCAGCGCGGCGGCCGCGCCCTGCGCCACCCGCGCCCCGACCAGCGTCCAGGCGTCCGGTGCCAGCCCGCAGGCCAGCGAGGTCACGCCGAAGGCGGCCATGCCGACGAGGAACAGCCGGCGGCGCCCGAAGGTGTCGCCGAGCCGGCCGCCGAGCACCAGCAGCACGGCGTACGCCACGCCGTACCCGGCCACCACCAGCTCCAGCACGGCCGGGCTCGCGTCGAGGTCGCGGCCCATCGCGGGCAGGGCGACGTTGACGATGAAGAAGTCGATCATCGGCAGGGCGGAGCCCAGCAGAATGGTGATCAACCCGGGCGCGGTCAGCCCGGCCGGGTCCTTGGCCGGGGCCCGGCCCCGGGACGTGGTCGAGGTCGAAGTCGACGTCGAGGTCGAGATGGGTGCTGTCGAGGTGGGGGGAGCCTGGGCTCGTATCCGGGTATCGCTCACGCCGACGAGCCTCGTCGCCGCCCCAGCCTGGTACCAGAGTCTCTTTATCCTGGTACAAGAGGTACCTGGCAACCGGCTGGGCGCTCCGGCAGGCTGAGATCATGAGTACGACGATCATGCGGCCCGCGGGCACCGACACCGAGACCCGGCGCTCCGAACTCGCCGCCTTCCTGCGCAGCCGTCGTGAGCGGATCACCCCCGAGCAGGTCGGGCTGGTGCGCGGCGCCCGGCGCCGCACCCCCGGCCTGCGCCGCGAGGAGGTCGCCCAGCTCTCCGCCGTCGGCGTCACCTGGTACACGTGGCTGGAGCAGGGCCGCGACATCAAGGTCTCCGCCCAGGTGCTGGACGCCATCGCCCGTGCGCTGCTGCTCGACCGCAGCGAGCGCGCCCATCTCTTCGCCCTCGGCGGGGCCACCGACCCGGCTCCGAGCGGCGAGTGCGGCGGGGTGCCGCGGTCGCTGCGGCTGTTGATGGACGAGTTGGAGCCCTTGCCGGCCTGCGTGCAGAACAGCCGGTCCGACATCCTCGCCTACAACCGCGTCTACGGGCGGATGATGTGCGACCTCGACGCCCTGCCGCCGGAGGACCGCAACTGCCTCTGGTTGGCCTTCACCAACGCCGCCTGGCGCGCCAGCCTGGTCGACCCGCACGAGGCGGTCCGCGCGATGACCGCCAAGTTCCGCGCCGCCATGGCCGAGCACGTCGCCGATCCGGCCTGGAAGGCCCTGGTCAGGCGGCTGCACGAGGCGTCGCCTGAGTTCCGGGAGATCTGGCGGCGGCACGAGGTGCTGCGGCCCGGCGAGAAGACCAAGGTCTTCCGCCAGTCGAGCGTCGGCCTGTTGCGCCTGAACTACACCCCTCTCTGGACCGCCCAGACCCCGGGCGTCGGGACCAGGCTGCTGACGTACGTCCCCGCCGACGCGGAGTCCCGCGAGCGTCTGGAACGGCTGCACGCGCTGGCCCTGACCCCGGCCTGATCCGGTCCGAGGGCGATCGCCGGAGGGCGGTCGCGGGACCTGCGCGGAGCGCTGAGGTCACGACGGCCCCACGCCGGGCGGCGGACACATGTCGGCGTTGGCCGGGGGGCGGCCCGGTCGGGCGGGCTCGTCGAAGAGGGTGGCGGCGCGGCGGGCGGAGCGGTCGGCCCAGGGGGTGGTGGTGAGGACGCCCAGCAGCAGGATGACGCCGCCGCAGCCGGCGATGATCCACCAGGCGGGGCGGCTGGCGGCGGCGAAGTCGGCGGCGGAGGCGGCGCCGTGCAGGGAGGCGACGCCGCCGACGATGCCCGCCGCCAGGACGGAGCCGATCACGGCCACGCCCAGCGAGGTGCCGATCTGCCGGCTGGTGGAGGCGACGGCGGCGGCGACCCCCGCCTGAGCGCGGGGCATGCCCGAGACGGCGGTGTTGGTGATCGGGGCGTTGACCAGGCCGAAGCCGATGCCGAAGAGCACATAGCCGGTGATCAGCGTGGCGTTGTGGGCATGGGCGTCGAAGCCGGCGAAGAGGACCCCGCAGCCGCCCATCGCCAGCCCCGCCAGCAGCAGCGGCAGCCGTGGCCCGCGCCCGCCGACCATCCGCCCCGACAGCGGCGCGAAGACCAGGCACATGGTCGCCATCGGCAGCATCCACAGCCCGGCGTCCAGCGGGGACAGCCCGCGCACCTCCTGGAGGTACAGGGCGTTCACGAACAGGAAGCCGCTGAGCGAGGCGAAGGCGCACACCGCGTTGACGGTCGCCCCACTGAACGGGACGCTGCGGAAGAAGCGCAGTTCGATCAGCGGGTCCACCCGGCGCCGCTCGTAGTGGATCAGCCCCACCAGCGCCAGCACGGCGATCGCGGCGCAGATCGGGATCAGCGGCCCGTCCAGCCCCACGCCCG
Coding sequences:
- a CDS encoding Uma2 family endonuclease; this translates as MTTMLDFPPPTITTPGAASFAQLCEALEAMNEHVPAGFSAEIIGGKIVLSPWSKPSYQAPMLSLRDQLRPRLPVGSNVDTSPFLFVFADAERAYGPDVHVTEAAAFASVSEGIRIPGEALSLVAELTSASTRDIDYQDKLAVYGRHVPVYLLLDMQERVLTVFSGPSEWGYTTRTPCKFGDKVHIPAPFDFELDTAGWEA
- a CDS encoding TetR family transcriptional regulator; translation: MPPEQLTPDRILEATEEVLRRFGPAKATVVDVARALGVSHGSVYRHFRTKAALREAVTERWLDQSHAELSAIAAGSEPAADRLRAWLAALFAAKRRKAGDDPELFATYMALVGENSATVEHHIDTMVGQLATIVASGVATGEFTELDPATTARALWDATNRFHDPAYAAEWSLPEIDGAFAAVCDLLLCGLRT
- a CDS encoding aldo/keto reductase, producing MQTRTLGTTGPQVSSLGLGAMGMSALYGEADRSESIATVHAALDAGITLLDTGDFYGMGHNELLLNEALRTAPAALREQALTSVKFGALRGPDGSWLGYDGRPAAVKNFAAYSLQRLGTDHIDIYRIARLDHSVPVEETVGAIAELVEAGYVKHIGLSEVGAESLRRAAAVAPIADLQIEYSLISREIEREILPTARELGIGVTAYGVLSRGLISGHFARDRKLAANDFRGISPRFQGENLDRNLDLVDALREIAERKGVTVAQIAIAWVLSRGEDIVPLVGARRRDRLAEAVGALDVTLDGDDLAAIEAAVPAGAAAGARYPEAQMAHLDSEK
- a CDS encoding MFS transporter, encoding MTAPGLITILLGSALPMIDFFIVNVALPAMGRDLDASPAVLELVVAGYGVAYAVLLVLGGRLGDTFGRRRLFLVGMAAFGVTSLACGLAPDAWTLVGARVAQGAAAALLLPQVLATIQATTSGPRRARALSLYGATGGLSMVAGQILGGVLVAADLAGTGWRAVFLVNVPVALLGLVLAARTVPETRSDRPAPVDVAGTVLLALSLVTLLLPLTEGRAAGWPLWTWVLLALFPPAAAAFFVVERRLDAAGRPDRVPLVPPSLFALPGLRRGLALVVPFSTGFGGFMFVVAVALQEGLRFGPVAAGVALVPMAVAFFCVSLAGPRLAARFGSRVITVGAVVQGLGLTLLAVTVLRGWPDLDVWALLPGIALAGFGQGLQLPLLFRIVLAEVPAERAGVGSGVMVTTQQSAMALGVATLGTLFLSVESAAGMRDALVTTLAVQVAAIVLTALLSLRLPRAVG
- a CDS encoding helix-turn-helix transcriptional regulator is translated as MSTTIMRPAGTDTETRRSELAAFLRSRRERITPEQVGLVRGARRRTPGLRREEVAQLSAVGVTWYTWLEQGRDIKVSAQVLDAIARALLLDRSERAHLFALGGATDPAPSGECGGVPRSLRLLMDELEPLPACVQNSRSDILAYNRVYGRMMCDLDALPPEDRNCLWLAFTNAAWRASLVDPHEAVRAMTAKFRAAMAEHVADPAWKALVRRLHEASPEFREIWRRHEVLRPGEKTKVFRQSSVGLLRLNYTPLWTAQTPGVGTRLLTYVPADAESRERLERLHALALTPA
- a CDS encoding MFS transporter, with protein sequence MPELSQRRRLLVLAVCCMSLLLVSLDNTVLNVALPVMRRDLDTSVSGMQWTIDAYALVLASLLMLSGSTADRIGRKRVFQLGLVIFTVGSGLCSLAPNLELLVVFRMVQAVGGSMLNPVAMSIITNTFTDPRERARAIGVWGGVVGISMAAGPVIGGVLVESVGWRSIFWVNLPVGILAMALTARYVPESQAPRPRRVDVVGQLLVIALLGSVTYAIIEAPGVGLDGPLIPICAAIAVLALVGLIHYERRRVDPLIELRFFRSVPFSGATVNAVCAFASLSGFLFVNALYLQEVRGLSPLDAGLWMLPMATMCLVFAPLSGRMVGGRGPRLPLLLAGLAMGGCGVLFAGFDAHAHNATLITGYVLFGIGFGLVNAPITNTAVSGMPRAQAGVAAAVASTSRQIGTSLGVAVIGSVLAAGIVGGVASLHGAASAADFAAASRPAWWIIAGCGGVILLLGVLTTTPWADRSARRAATLFDEPARPGRPPANADMCPPPGVGPS